The DNA sequence CGAGTCCGGTGCGGTGACCAGGACTTGGTGGATCTGGTGGATCGTCGCCGTGCGTGCCTTGACCGCGGAGCGGCGGGCCAGGTGCAGGGCGCGCAGGCCGAGGATCTTCTCGTCCTTGGGTGGCGAGGTCGCCCGGCCGGAGAGCACCGCACGGGCGGCGTGATAGGCATCGATGGGGTCGGACTTGCCCTGGCGGCGGCGGACGGTCTTGTCGGGGCGCAGCACCTCTCGGACCTCGAGCCCGCCGGCGGCACATGCCCGGGCGATCCCGGCCCCGTAGGAGCTGGTGCCCTCGATGCCGACCCGCTCGATCGCGCCGTGGCTGTTCAGGAAGTCGTACGCCGCCCGGTAGCCCGCCGGAGTGGTCGCGAACTCGGCGTCGGCGATCTCCCGCCCCAGCACGCTCACGACAGCCACATGGATGGTCTCGGCGTGGGTGTCGATGCCTCCGATGACCTCCTCGGCCCCGTCGTCACGGTCGTCATCTCCTGGTGCCGCTGTCATGCTGGAACCGCCCTTTCGCTGGAGTCGATGGGGTCGACGCCGGTCGGGACGGTCAGACAGGACACTGGTGAGGAACTGCCAAGCTCTTATCAGGTCATGACCGGCCCGGCCGGTGCCATGCCCGAGGGGCCGGACAGATCAACTGGAAGGCAACCCAGCAGGGCGCCAGTCAGTAGGCGGGTCACGACCCCTCGGAACACGCTTCCTATCATCAGTGTCGGTGGTCGGCCCTAGCGTGACGGTCCATGGCAGCCACCCTCCTCGACGTCGCCCCGGGCGGCCGTCTCACGCTGGACGGGACCACGCGCAACGCCGCCGGTACGGGGGTGCCCGTCCAGCTCGGCCTGGACGAGCTGGGCACGGCGCTGCACGAGGTGACCTTCGTCGTCGTCGACCTGGAGACGACGGGCGGCTCACCCACGGGCTCCGAGATCACCGAGATCGGTGCGGTGAAGGTCCGGGGCGGGGAGGTCCTCGGCGAGTTCCAGACGCTCGTCAACCCCGGTGTGGCGGTCCCGCCCATGATCACCGTCCTCACCGGGATCACCACGGCGATGGTCATGGCGGCGCCGCCGGTCACCGAGGTGCTGCCGGCCTTCCTCGAGTTCGCGGGCCTGGACCGGGGATCGGTCCTGGTCGCGCACAACGCCCGCTTCGACGTCGGGTTCCTCCGGCACGCGACCGAGCGCATGGGCCTGCCCTGGCCCCGGCCCGAGGTGGTGGACACCGTCGCCCTGGCGCGCCGGGTCGTCACCCGGGACGAGGCGCCCAACCACAAGCTGTCCACCCTGGCCGGGCTGTTCGCGACCGCGGTGACGCCCGACCACCGCGCGCTGCACGACGCACGCGCCACCGTCGACGTCCTCCATGCGCTCCTCGGGCGCCTCGCGCCGCTGGGGGTCACCCACCTCGAGGACCTGCGCACCGCCGCCGACCCGGTGCCCTCCGGGCGCCGGCGCAAGGCCGGCATGGCCGACGGGCTGCCGTCGGGCCCCGGGGTCTACCAGTTCCTCGGTCCGCGGGGCGAGGTCCTCTACGTCGGGACGGCGGTGGACCTGCGCCGGCGCGTGCGCCAGTACTTCACCGCCGCCGAGAAGCGGGCCCGCATCGGGGAGATGCTCGACATCGCCACCGCGGTGCGCCCGATCCCCTGCGCGACGGCGCTCGAGGCGCAGGTGCGCGAGCTGCGCCTCATCGCCGAGCTCGACCCGCCCTACAACCGCCGGTCCCGCCGGCCCGACCGCCGCCCGTGGCTGCGCCTGACGGACGAGGCCTTCCCCCGGCTCAGCGTCGTGCGCAGGCTCCCCGCCGCCGAGCTCGGCTCCGCGATCGGCCCCTTCCACTCGCGCGGGGCCGCCACCGCCGCGCTGGAGGCGCTGCAGGAGGCGGTGGCGCTGCGGCGCTGCTCGCCGCGCCTGCCGGTGCGTCCGTCCCCCACCGCGGCGGCGTGCGCCCTGGCGGAGATGGGCCGGTGCGGGGCACCGTGCACCGGGGGTCAGGACCGTGCGGCCTACGAGGTCGCGCTCGCGCCGGCCCGGGGCGCCCTCGGCACCGAGCTGGACCCGGTGGTCGAGGTGCTGCGCGCTCGTCTCTCCGCCCTCGCGGCCCAGCAGCGCTACGAGGAGGCCGCCACCGAGCGGGACCGGCTGCGCGCGCTCGTCCAGGGTGCGCGGCGCGCCCAACGGCTGCGCCCCCTGGTCACGACGCCGGAGCTCCTCGCGGCCCGGCGGGCCGACGACGGCGGGTGGGAGCTCGTCCTGGTGCGCTACGGCCGGCTCGCGGGCGCGGCGGTCAGCCCCGCCCGCACCGACCCCACGCCGGTGATGGACGCGCTGCGAGCCACCGCCGAGGAGGTCGCCGCTCCCGACCACGCGTGCGGGGCGGCGCCGGTGGAGGAGACCGAGCTCCTCGCGGGCTGGCTCGAGCAGGACGGGGTGCGGCTCGTGGAGGTGGCCGAGGGCGGTCTGCCGCTGGCGTGGCCGGTGCGCGGGGCGGCACGACACGTGGTGCCCGGCAGGCCATGATGGGCGTGCGCCCCGGCGGAGCCCGCGGGCGTGCGTCCCGCTCCGGTGGGACGGCCCGCCAGTCCCCGGAGGAGCCCCCATGCTGACCGCCATCGTCCTCATCGACGCCGACGCCGCCCGGATCCCGGAGGTCGC is a window from the Georgenia muralis genome containing:
- a CDS encoding DEDD exonuclease domain-containing protein; the protein is MAATLLDVAPGGRLTLDGTTRNAAGTGVPVQLGLDELGTALHEVTFVVVDLETTGGSPTGSEITEIGAVKVRGGEVLGEFQTLVNPGVAVPPMITVLTGITTAMVMAAPPVTEVLPAFLEFAGLDRGSVLVAHNARFDVGFLRHATERMGLPWPRPEVVDTVALARRVVTRDEAPNHKLSTLAGLFATAVTPDHRALHDARATVDVLHALLGRLAPLGVTHLEDLRTAADPVPSGRRRKAGMADGLPSGPGVYQFLGPRGEVLYVGTAVDLRRRVRQYFTAAEKRARIGEMLDIATAVRPIPCATALEAQVRELRLIAELDPPYNRRSRRPDRRPWLRLTDEAFPRLSVVRRLPAAELGSAIGPFHSRGAATAALEALQEAVALRRCSPRLPVRPSPTAAACALAEMGRCGAPCTGGQDRAAYEVALAPARGALGTELDPVVEVLRARLSALAAQQRYEEAATERDRLRALVQGARRAQRLRPLVTTPELLAARRADDGGWELVLVRYGRLAGAAVSPARTDPTPVMDALRATAEEVAAPDHACGAAPVEETELLAGWLEQDGVRLVEVAEGGLPLAWPVRGAARHVVPGRP